A single region of the Aeromonas hydrophila subsp. hydrophila ATCC 7966 genome encodes:
- the cysT gene encoding sulfate ABC transporter permease subunit CysT — MRFGSYSVLPGFGPTLGFSLLYLGVLVLLPLSALVLFAVNNLTLAEFWQVIGSPRVLASFRLSFGAALVAALLNALFGLILAWVLVRYTFPGRRLVDALIDLPFAMPTAVSGIALCAIFAPNGWIGQWVAPFGIELAYNPIGVVIALTFIGLPFVVRTLQPVLREAETEQEEAAASLGADRWQTFIRVLWPTLVPALLTGFALAFARAVGEYGSVIFIAGNLPMVSEIAPLMIMSHLEEYDYAGASAIAVVMLLISFILLLLINKLQAWSWARIGGSRI; from the coding sequence ATGCGATTTGGTTCTTACTCCGTGCTGCCGGGCTTCGGCCCGACCCTCGGCTTCAGCCTGCTCTATCTGGGCGTGCTGGTGCTGCTGCCGCTCTCGGCGCTGGTGCTGTTCGCGGTGAACAATCTGACCCTGGCCGAGTTCTGGCAGGTGATAGGTTCGCCGCGGGTGCTCGCCTCTTTTCGTCTGAGCTTCGGGGCTGCCCTGGTGGCGGCGCTGCTCAACGCCCTGTTCGGCCTGATCCTGGCCTGGGTGCTGGTGCGCTACACCTTCCCCGGCCGTCGACTGGTGGATGCCCTGATCGATCTGCCGTTCGCCATGCCCACCGCCGTCTCCGGCATCGCCCTGTGCGCCATCTTCGCCCCCAACGGCTGGATCGGGCAGTGGGTTGCCCCGTTTGGCATCGAGCTCGCCTACAACCCCATCGGGGTGGTGATTGCACTCACCTTCATCGGGCTGCCGTTCGTGGTGCGCACCCTGCAGCCGGTGCTGCGGGAAGCCGAGACCGAGCAGGAGGAGGCCGCCGCCAGCCTGGGCGCCGATCGTTGGCAGACCTTCATCCGGGTGCTGTGGCCGACCCTGGTGCCGGCCCTGCTGACCGGCTTTGCCCTGGCCTTCGCGCGGGCGGTGGGGGAGTACGGCTCCGTCATCTTCATCGCCGGCAACCTGCCGATGGTGTCGGAGATCGCACCGCTGATGATCATGAGCCACCTGGAGGAGTACGACTACGCCGGCGCCTCCGCCATCGCCGTGGTCATGCTGCTGATCTCTTTCATTTTGTTACTGCTTATCAACAAGTTGCAGGCCTGGAGCTGGGCCCGCATCGGAGGGAGCCGGATATGA
- the cysW gene encoding sulfate ABC transporter permease subunit CysW, with amino-acid sequence MNASNASLALATGEAAPTTSVRQPPVIREPVWVKWLLITVGLGWFAALLLLPLATVFIQALSPGLTFFWHAISEPDALSALGLTALVTLCSVPLNLLFGVAAAWAIARFRFPGRQLLITIIDLPFSVSPVIAGLMFVLMFGSRGWFGEWLSEHDIKVIFATPGIILATTFITVPFVVRELLPQMEARGPEEEEAAIMLGASGLQMFWRVTLPGIRWSLMYGLLLCTARAVGEFGAVSVVSGHIRGQTNTLPLHIEILYNEYQTGAAFAVASLLALFGIFTLLGETLLARLRAQPTHSH; translated from the coding sequence ATGAATGCATCCAACGCAAGCCTGGCGCTGGCCACGGGCGAGGCGGCGCCGACCACTTCGGTGCGCCAGCCACCCGTCATCCGCGAGCCGGTCTGGGTCAAGTGGCTGCTGATCACGGTCGGCCTCGGCTGGTTTGCCGCCCTGCTGCTGCTGCCGCTGGCCACCGTCTTCATCCAGGCGCTGAGCCCTGGCTTGACCTTCTTCTGGCACGCCATCAGCGAGCCGGACGCCCTCAGTGCCCTCGGCCTCACCGCCCTGGTGACCCTCTGCTCGGTGCCCCTCAACCTGCTGTTCGGGGTCGCCGCGGCCTGGGCCATCGCCCGTTTCCGCTTCCCGGGCCGGCAGCTGCTCATCACCATCATCGATCTGCCGTTCTCCGTGTCGCCGGTGATCGCGGGGCTGATGTTCGTGCTGATGTTCGGTAGCCGCGGCTGGTTCGGCGAATGGCTGAGCGAGCACGACATCAAGGTGATCTTCGCCACCCCCGGCATCATCCTGGCCACCACCTTCATCACGGTGCCCTTCGTGGTGCGCGAGCTGCTGCCCCAGATGGAGGCGCGCGGCCCGGAAGAGGAAGAGGCGGCCATCATGCTGGGAGCGAGCGGCCTGCAGATGTTCTGGCGGGTCACCCTGCCCGGCATTCGCTGGAGCCTGATGTACGGCCTGCTGCTCTGTACCGCCCGCGCGGTCGGGGAGTTCGGCGCCGTGTCGGTGGTATCCGGCCACATTCGCGGCCAGACCAACACCCTGCCGCTGCACATCGAGATCCTCTACAACGAGTACCAGACCGGCGCCGCCTTCGCGGTGGCCAGCCTGTTGGCCCTGTTCGGGATCTTCACCCTGCTGGGGGAAACCCTGCTGGCCCGGCTGCGTGCCCAGCCCACTCACTCTCACTGA
- a CDS encoding sulfate/molybdate ABC transporter ATP-binding protein, translated as MSIQVQGLNKHFNQYAALADINLDFHDGELVALLGPSGCGKTTLLRIIAGLEQADSGSVIIRGEDASDLHVRERNVGFVFQHYALFRHMTVFENVAFGLRVKPRSERPAEAAIRARVKELLDLVQLSHVAARYPTQLSGGQRQRVALARALAVQPKVLLLDEPFGALDAQVRKELRRWLRELHDELHVTSLFVTHDQEEALEVADRVVLMNAGKVEQIGTPAEVYDQPASSFVHSFLGSVNLFRGRVAGQGLGIGEQLLGGPISSQLAEGSAAVAYVRPHELEILPADAPGGISATITRLLPMGPRIRVELRGNGDTNGAHFEAELSKEAARAFSPGQGVRLVAKQAQLYPDYQI; from the coding sequence ATGAGCATTCAGGTACAAGGACTCAACAAGCATTTCAACCAGTACGCGGCGCTGGCCGACATCAACCTCGACTTTCACGATGGTGAGCTGGTGGCGCTGCTCGGCCCCTCTGGCTGCGGCAAGACCACCTTGCTGCGGATCATCGCCGGGCTGGAGCAGGCCGACAGCGGCAGCGTGATCATCCGCGGCGAGGATGCCTCGGATCTGCACGTGCGCGAGCGCAACGTCGGCTTCGTGTTCCAGCACTACGCCCTGTTTCGTCACATGACGGTGTTCGAAAACGTGGCGTTTGGCCTGCGGGTCAAGCCGCGCAGCGAGCGACCGGCCGAGGCGGCGATCCGCGCCCGGGTCAAGGAGCTGCTGGATCTGGTGCAGCTCAGCCACGTGGCCGCGCGCTACCCGACCCAGCTTTCCGGCGGTCAACGTCAGCGGGTCGCGCTGGCCCGCGCGCTGGCGGTGCAGCCCAAGGTGCTGCTGCTGGATGAGCCCTTCGGCGCCCTCGACGCCCAGGTGCGCAAGGAGCTGCGCCGCTGGCTGCGGGAGCTGCACGACGAGCTGCACGTCACCAGCCTGTTCGTCACCCACGATCAGGAGGAGGCGCTGGAGGTGGCGGATCGGGTGGTGCTGATGAACGCCGGCAAGGTCGAGCAGATCGGCACCCCGGCCGAGGTCTACGACCAGCCCGCCAGCTCCTTCGTGCACAGCTTCCTCGGCAGCGTGAACCTGTTTCGCGGCCGGGTGGCCGGGCAGGGGCTCGGCATCGGCGAGCAGCTGCTGGGCGGGCCCATCAGCTCCCAGCTGGCGGAGGGCAGCGCCGCCGTCGCCTATGTGCGTCCCCACGAGCTGGAGATACTGCCAGCGGATGCGCCGGGTGGCATCAGCGCCACCATCACCCGCCTGCTACCCATGGGGCCACGCATCCGGGTGGAACTGCGTGGCAATGGGGATACAAACGGTGCACACTTCGAAGCCGAGCTGAGCAAGGAGGCGGCCCGCGCCTTCAGCCCGGGCCAGGGGGTGCGGCTGGTGGCCAAACAGGCCCAGCTTTACCCGGATTACCAGATTTGA
- the cbl gene encoding HTH-type transcriptional regulator Cbl has protein sequence MNFQQLRIIREAARRDYNLTEVANALFTSQSGVSRHIRELEEELGIELFIRYGKRLLGMTEPGKELLVIAERILNDANNIRKLASTFANRESGRLLVATTHTQARYALPRVVKAFREQFPLVQLELRQGSPEEIVRLVQTGEVDIGISSEQLDKSEGVVAFPYYRWHHNIVVPEQHPLTAERELTLAALAHWPIITYQAGLTGRARVDEAFAEAGIAPQILLTAQDSDVIKTYVELEMGVGILADMAFDTQRDKGLVQLDGSRLFAPHTAWIGLKQGQFQHNFAWQFIQLCNPELALADIQARAMGSEAAIDFQI, from the coding sequence GTGAATTTTCAGCAGTTGCGAATTATCCGGGAGGCGGCACGGCGGGATTACAACCTGACCGAGGTGGCCAATGCCCTGTTTACCTCCCAGTCCGGGGTCAGCCGCCATATCCGCGAGCTGGAAGAGGAGCTGGGGATCGAGTTGTTCATCCGCTACGGCAAGCGGCTGCTCGGCATGACCGAGCCGGGCAAGGAGCTGCTGGTGATCGCCGAGCGCATCCTCAACGACGCCAACAACATCCGCAAGCTGGCCAGCACCTTCGCCAACCGCGAGTCGGGCCGGCTGCTGGTGGCGACCACCCATACCCAGGCCCGCTATGCCCTGCCACGAGTGGTGAAGGCGTTTCGCGAGCAGTTCCCGCTGGTGCAGCTGGAGCTGCGCCAGGGCAGCCCGGAGGAGATAGTGCGGCTGGTGCAGACCGGCGAGGTGGACATCGGCATCAGCAGCGAGCAGCTCGACAAGAGCGAAGGGGTGGTGGCGTTTCCCTACTACCGCTGGCACCACAACATAGTGGTGCCGGAGCAGCATCCGCTCACCGCCGAGCGGGAGCTGACCCTGGCGGCGCTGGCCCACTGGCCCATCATCACCTATCAGGCCGGCCTGACCGGGCGGGCGCGGGTGGACGAGGCGTTTGCCGAGGCCGGCATCGCCCCGCAGATCCTGCTGACCGCGCAGGACTCCGACGTCATCAAGACCTATGTCGAGCTGGAGATGGGAGTGGGCATACTGGCGGACATGGCGTTCGACACCCAGCGCGACAAGGGGCTGGTACAGCTGGACGGCAGCCGGTTGTTCGCGCCCCACACCGCCTGGATCGGTCTCAAGCAGGGGCAGTTCCAGCACAACTTCGCCTGGCAGTTCATCCAGCTCTGCAACCCGGAGCTGGCGCTGGCGGACATTCAGGCCCGCGCCATGGGCAGCGAGGCGGCCATCGATTTCCAGATCTGA